A genomic segment from Phragmites australis chromosome 6, lpPhrAust1.1, whole genome shotgun sequence encodes:
- the LOC133921052 gene encoding E3 ubiquitin-protein ligase At1g63170-like — protein MEQGTGVSGREHIIDIPRGTGPASVSRSVDRENNDELNPVDRPSTRVPVPALQAPPAIGAVSSAGHTSGTRRNDNYVRRHRSPLNSGLWISIEVIVNVSQIVAATVVLCLSRKEHPQAPLLEWVIGYTVGCFATLPHLYWRYIHRNIVNGEHEPAHAPQGSSHNNSTEATHATSASERRRNAARNAVLANPRINALFDHFKMALDCFFAVWFVVGNVWIFGGHSSAAGAPNLYRLCIVFLTFSCIGYAMPFILCAMICCCLPCIISVMGFREDTNNTRGATSESINALPTYKFKTKKRRHGSGNEAGGQDGGIVAAGTDKERSLSAEDAVCCICLAKYAHNDELRELPCAHCFHKDCVDKWLKINALCPLCKSEIAGSSGTSDTRQSDQNAIPAQEIEMH, from the exons ATGGAACAAGGAACAGGTGTTAGTGGTCGTGAACACATAATTGATATTCCGAGAGGCACTGGTCCTGCCTCAGTTTCTCGTAGTGTTGATAGAGAGAACAACGATGAATTGAATCCTGTGGATAGGCCTTCAACCAGAGTTCCAGTACCTGCCTTGCAGGCACCACCAGCAATAGGTGCTGTATCTAGTGCTGGGCACACGTCAGGCACTAGGAGAAACGACAACTATGTTCGGCGGCACAGAAGCCCTTTGAATTCTGGACTGTGGATTTCAATTGAAGTTATCGTCAATGTGAGCCAAATTGTAGCCGCCACTGTGGTCCTTTGCCTGTCAAGAAAGGAACATCCACAAGCTCCATTACTTGAATGGGTAATAGGTTATACAGTTGGTTGTTTTGCCACATTACCCCATCTTTATTGGCGCTATATACACCGTAATATTGTAAATGGTGAGCATGAACCAGCACATGCGCCTCAAGGGTCCTCTCATAACAACTCAACCGAAGCCACTCATGCGACAAGTGCATCAGAACGTCGTAGAAATGCTGCACGGAATGCGGTGCTTGCTAACCCGAG GATTAATGCGCTGTTTGACCACTTCAAGATGGCCCTGGATTGTTTCTTTGCTGTATGGTTCGTTGTTGGAAATGTGTGGATATTCGGTGGGCATTCTTCTGCTGCTGGTGCTCCAAACTTGTACAG GTTATGTATTGTGTTCCTCACTTTTAGTTGCATTGGGTATGCCATGCCTTTCATCCTCTGCGCAATGATATGCTGTTGCCTCCCCTGCATTATATCTGTCATGGGTTTTAGAGAAGATACAAACAATACAAGAGGGGCTACCTCAGAATCCATCAATGCTTTACCTACGTATAAATTCAAAACCAAGAAACGCCGCCATGGTTCAGGTAATGAAGCTGGAGGCCAAGATGGAGGTATAGTGGCTGCAGGGACTGACAAGGAGCGATCGCTTTCTGCTGAAGATGCT GTTTGCTGCATCTGTCTTGCAAAGTATGCACACAATGATGAGCTTCGTGAACTTCCCTGTGCACATTGTTTCCATAAGGATTGTGTTGATAAATGGCTCAAGATAAATGCCCTTTGCCCCTTGTGCAAATCTGAGATAGCAGGCTCATCTGGCACCTCTGATACACGTCAATCGGACCAGAATGCTATTCCGGCGCAGGAGATTGAGATGCACTAG